Below is a genomic region from Fundulus heteroclitus isolate FHET01 unplaced genomic scaffold, MU-UCD_Fhet_4.1 scaffold_121, whole genome shotgun sequence.
CCGGCCGACAAAAGAAACTCTCCTGTTTTGCCGGCCGACAAAAGAACCTCTCCTGTTCTGTCGGCCGACAAAAGAACCACTCCTGTTCTACTGGCCAGCCAAGGTCCTGTtccgccggccttcgctgaggttcctgctccgccgagGTTCCTGCTCTGCCAAGGTTCCTGCTCCCCCGGCCTTCGCCGAGGTTCCTGCTCCCCCGGCCTTCGCCaaggttcctgctccgccggcCTTTGCCAAGGTTCCTGCTCCGCTGGCCTTCgccgaggttcctgctccgccgaggttcctgctccgccgagGTTCCTGCTTCCCCGGCCTTCGgtgaggttcctgctccgccggcTTTCGACGTGGTTCCTGCTTCGCCAGCCGGCGAAAGACCCATTCCTACTGTTCCGCTGCCACCGGCTTCAGAGGATCTAGTGCCCTACACCGCACCCGAGGCTCGTAAGGTCCAGGCCCAGGAGGCCCTGTTGACCTTCACCGCACTCGAGTCCCGAGGGTCCTCCTTCGTCGCCGGCCGCTTGAGACTCTGCTGCTCTGCCATCAGGGTTGCCCACCGGAGGTTCCTCCTGGTCGTTAGTCACCATCGGTGGATCCACCTGGCCTCAACCCGTCAGCCGAGCAGCCTTCCAGCACACCCGAGCAGCCTCCCAGCGCACTCAAGCCGTCGGCCAAACAGCCTCCTCCTGGTCATTAGTCGTCGACCGAGCCTCCTCTGGATCATCAGTCATTGCCCAGGTCCTCCTGACAGCGCCCTCAAGACGTCGCTGACCAGCGCTCTCAAGCTGCCCAGCACTCTCAAGCTGCCCAACACATGCACGTCTCCAGAGATCCTCTGCGTTCTCAAGTCCCCAGACCTTTTCTGCGCACTCCAGTTGCTGTCTAAGAACTCCAGCGCTCCCAAGCCGCTACTTGAGCTCTCCAGCGCTCTCAAGCCGCCGCTCGAGCTCTCTGGCGCTCCCAAGCCGCCGCTCGAGCTCTCTGGCGCTCCCAAGCCACCACTCGAGCTCTCCAGCGCTCCCAAGTCGCCTCTCGAGCTCCCCAGTGCTCCCCAGCTGCCGCTCGAGCTCTCCAGAGGTCGTCCGCCTCCTGGCCGGCCGCCAGAACTCTCCAGAGGTCGTCCGCCTCCTGGCCGGCCACCAGAACCCTTCTGTGGCTGTCAACCCTCTGGTCGGCCACCctaactccttttttttctgactccatcctcagCCATCTCCACTCATCACTCTAAGCCTTCAATAAAGCTCCTTAAACGCAGCTTTGTGTGTGGTGGAGTTcaggttcatcagaacaaatcctgacagtatcaatatgttgcatttaaaaaaactaaactccacataattaaaaaacagtttttaatacCAGCAATCCAATTTGAGATCAGATCGAAAAGAATCGATTCTACATCTTGAGAATCGATTcgattcttgaaatttgaatcgAGACCCAGCCCTAGGACGCAGATATGcagtttaaagagtttattaaaGATTTGAGGATTGGATAACAGTGGAAACCGGGAGGGCTGTGGTAACTGACTGTGGGGAAGAAAGCAGACAGGACGAAGCACCAATATTTATTAGGAAGGTGGAGTAATTGTGACAGAGGCTGATTTATGGGCTGAGGGAGTAGAGGAGTCCAGGGGGATGGTGAAGCGCACAAAGAGAGCTGCGGTTGACAGTGTGATGGCTTGTGGTGgacttgttcttcttcttctggcaGACTATACACTAAATGCCTTCCATCTGGCTGCTGCCTTTTATATGCTCCACCAATTagtccaaaaaaaggttaaaaaaataaagcaactggacttctattctacTGATCACaaccttgtttttctctgtccaGATTATAAACCCCTTGTCAAGAGACTACCGGTAACAAAAAGGGCAGTGAGAAAGTGGTCACAGGAAGCTAAAGAAGCCCTACGGTGTTGTTTTGAATTTACCGATTGGATTTCTATTTGCAagccacatggagaggacaTAAATGCCATGACTCAGTGTGTGACCAACTATATGGACTTCTGTGTGGACAGCATCACCCCCACCAGAACAGGGAATGCTATCATTCCCTGATAGCAAGCCCTGCTTATAACCAGTGACCTGAAGGAACTGTTGAACAATAAACTAGAGCCTTTAGGGAGTGAGACAGAGAGTTATTCAGGAGCATACAGAAGCAGCTCAATGTCAAGATCAGAGATAGCAAGGGGGTGTAtaggaagaagctggagaatAAACTGCAGAGGAACAATATCAGAGATGTGTGATCAGGGATTAAGAAGATCAAAGGCTTCAAGCTGAAAGGGGATCGGATAGATTGTAGTCTGGACAATGagctgaacacattcttcaataGGTTTACTTCAGGAAAAGACATCCCACTCTCCTTTAACACACAGCTTTCCTGTCACACCTCAGATGTTTTATCCTCTGCCTCAGTCATGGACTCTTCTGCTTCCACTAGTTTGTCTTCAACCAAATCAGGAGATGCTGCtgctccctcccctccctcttTACTGTTTCTAGAAGTCAGgtgaagaggcagctggagagacagaaccaaaacaagGCTGCAAATCCAGATGGTGCCAGCCCCAGAGTCCTGAAGGTCTGTGCAGAGCAGCTCTGTGGGATTCTGCAGCACCTATTCAGTCTAAGCTTGACCCAAGAGAAGGTATCATTGTTGTGGAAGACATCGCGTCTGGTTTAAAAGCAAACTCACCCATCAGACATCAACGACGACTACAGACCCATTGCCCTGCCATCTCACATCAtgaaggtcctggagagatTCCTATTGGCCCACTTATGTAACCAAACCAGCACATATcaggaccccctgcagtttgcttattgCCATGGAGTTGGAGTTGAAGACGGAGGTTGGGCAGGTAGGTGAGCACAGCAGGAGGACTTAACCATGAGCGACGTCTCGGAGTTCTGATCTTGACACGAGGAGATCTGACTTGGAAGTGCGGTAACTCTGGAGTCCAGGATTCTAGATGAAGCAAGGAGCAAAAGCATGGAGTTAGACAAGGCTCGGAAAGATACTCGGAACTAGATTTGAGATTGGTCGTATACCATGCTGGAAGCGAGTAAGAATTGACGCCCTCCTGTTGGAAAGCTGCTTCTAGAGAAGAGCAGCAACCAGTGCTGATGGAGAGCACCTGCCCGTCACGCCCTGCAGAGGAGGCGAAAGAGAGAGACCAGCTGCATCCAGCCCACAGTGTGTGGCACTGTGAGGATCaaattcttttatttctctagTGTATTTAATACAATTCAGCCTGATTTGCATTCTCACAAACTCCAGAAGACTCAAGTTGAGGCCTCAACAATCGCTTGGATCAATgactacctgacaaacagaccacagtttgtgaaACTGAAGAACTGTGTGTCTAACCAGgcagtcagcagcacaggagcaccacaggggactgtatactcaccattccttttcactctgtACACTTCAGAATTCCAGCACAAGTCTGACTTCTGTCATctacagaaatactcagatgactctgcagttgtTGGGTCTATCAGAGATGAACAAGAAGCTGGGTACAGAGAGCTGGTGGATTGGTGTGGGAATAATCCTCTCATCTTGaatatgaacaaaacaaaggagacTATTGTAGATTTCATgagaaacaggattagatcaaaCTCAATTTccatcatgggagaagaagtgaAGGTGATTGATGGATATAAATACCTTGGTGTtcatctggacaacagactggagacgcaacagtgaagctgtctacaagaaaggacagagcagactgtacctATTGAGGATGCTAAGATCCTtcaaggtttgcagcaagatgctgcatagcttctataagtctgttgttgAGAGCGTCATCTCCTCTGCCAAcatctgttggggcagcagcatcaaagccagggacctaaaaaggctcaacaacttCATAAAGAAGGTGGTTCCGTTCTGGGGATGACTGTGGAACCGCTGGAGACGATAATGCAAAGAAGTATTTTggataaaatcaagaaaattatgGACAATCCTGAACTTCGTCTTTATTAGATTGTCATTGGAAAACACAGTTAATGGCTTCTTCAGATTGGTCATAAAACAGACCACTACAGGAGATCTGcccacagccatcaccatctataaTAACTCTAATTTACttatgtccgtccgtccgtccgtcttcatCCGCTTATCCGGGGCCGTGTcgcggggtagcagcttcagtagggaggcccagacgtccctctccctggccacttgggccagctcctccggaggaatcccaaggcgttcccaggccagccgggagacatagttcctccagcgtgtcctgggtcttccggtgggacgtgcccggaacacctcaccagggaggcgtccaggaggcatcctgaccagatgcccgagccacctcattggctcctctcgacgtggaggagcagcggctctactctgactcctccccagatgactgagctcctaaCCCTATCTcgaagggagagcccagacacactacggagaaaactcatttcagccgcttgtatccgggattcagccgcttcgactgccggtacacatcagctgcttccggagtcccacaggccaaaaaagcccggtaggactccttcttcagcttgacggcttccctcaccactggtgtccaccagcgggttccagggttgccgccgcgacatgcaccgacaaccttgcggctacagctccgactagccgcctcaacaatagaggcgcggatcacggtccattcagactcaacgtcccccacctccctcagatcaggtgggccattcctcccaaccacacccctccaggtcccactgtcattgcccacgcgagcgttgaagtcccccagcaaaatgAGGGAGTCCCCACGAGGGGACTCCctcggagggaggccaccctctcgttcaccgaggaaaaccccaacgtgcaaggaaccgagatggggggcaacaagtatgcccaccccagctcggcgcctctcaccaggggcaactccagagtggaagaatgtccagcccctctcaaggagactggttccagagccagagtggtgcgtcgaggtgagtccgactatctctagtcggaacctctcaacctcgcgcacaagctcaggctccttccccatcagagaggtgacattccacgtcccaagagccagcttctgcagccgaggatcggaacgccaaggtccccgccctctactgctacccgttgcacaatgcacccgacccctttggcccctccaacaggtggtgagcccatcggaagggggacccatgtcgcctcttcgggctgagccagacgctcgccaacgtgccccacctccaggcctggctccagagtggggccccggtgacccgcgtcctggcgagggaacacgagatcCAATAATTGGGGcgttttgggctgcgctttgtctggtccctcacctaggacctgtctgccttgggtgaccctactatgggcttaaagcccctgacagcatagctcctaggatcattgggacactcaaacccctccaccacggtaaggtggcagcccagggagaggATTTACTTATGTGTTTCTCCTAAATTTCACTGGGAGTAATAAGTGAGACAAGGAATTAAAGTTTTACTTGAGATAATTATCTCATTCATGTCTTCTAAGGAGCAACAAACAAGTTAAATGAAAGCTACTATgtagaaataaatattaaaataaatcacacttgTAAATTACCCATAAaggtatttatttcaaataacaAGGCATACATAACAGAATAAATGACTTGGGACTGAACAAACCACATTTGCTGAAGGGtcaattttctttgtgttagAGTGGTGTAACTTCGAAACAATATTACTCAAGTGAAAATACTCATCCAGTTAATTATTTGGTGAAAAAGAACTGAATGAAAAGTACTTAGGtactgtttgatgtatttttcattttgttaacAGTGACAGAAAAGTAAAATCAATCAACATATTCCAGTATTTAACAATTTTAACAATTCAATATTGTTGAATATTGTCTCTTTTTAAGGGCATTCATTCATTATCTGTACACAAGGCAGATATTTAGAGCTCAATGTCTCacttaattttctatttttttaggcTCCTTTGGCATTGTACATCACAGACATAATGGCAGACGATGGGGCCAGAAGACATataaaaatgtgctttacacTTCTTGGTGTTCTCCTGATTCCCAGCATCCGGGCAGGTAAGTTAATGTTCAGATCTCAATGtaaaatctattaaaataagaaaatccaGATTAATCACTCTTCTGAACTTAGATAACTAACACACAAATTGCAACATTTTCTTCCTACATAGTTACAAAGTTTCTTCCTCTCGTCCACCAAACCGTAGACGTACATTAAATGCAAAACAatccttttttagtttttttctccagaTTTGCAAAATCCGTTAAACAATCTTGCTTCATCAGTGCTTGGGGATCGTCACAATCTTTTTTCCACCCGTCTTTGAGGATtcaccacagtttttttttacaatgaccAACATTATAATGTCTTAATTCCTGAGTCACTTAAGCCCTCCCTACAATTTTTGAGTCAAAATGTGGAATATATAATGTCAAGATTGTTCACTGGACCCCACAACACATTTGCATTTTCCTTCCGAAACAGTCAGCTTTTTCAGACGTATGTAATGGTCTGAAGTATGGTGGCCATTTTCATAACATCAAAAAGGAGGACACTTTTCAAGACTCAAAGCtacaataaaaactgaaatataatatCAAACCCATAGTATGACTCTGTTTTACTCACCAAAGATCAGAAAGTCTACTTATATTTTTGGCCTTTCCTGGCTGCTTCCaattttttgtttgaaataaatttcCCCTACCTGTGCATTTCAAAGTGAAGTTTGCACAAATTTGCAGCTCTACCTTGAAGCTTTCcacaaagaaacatttattctcATTTGTCCTGAGATCATCCTTGAAAAGACGCGCTCTGTATGTGCACTGCTGCAGCGAATGGAGAAGCTGTAGGCGGTGACTTTCATCAAGTACACCAGTAGGGCATCTGCTTTGGAAACAGTTTCAGACACTGCTCCTCACTGTGGCAACCTTCAGTTTCTGGGGAGCTGAGAATAGGTTCTACCTTGCCATATTCCTCACAGAATCCATAACTATCAATGTTTTTGGACTGCATCACTGTACTCTTCATGAGACACAACAGTTGTAAGGCTGAGCTTTGATTTTTGGCTGTGAAAGCTGTTCTCACGGAAGTCATATATTTGACTCAGATATTTCTCTTCTCTTTCATAGAACTGAATAGAATCAGCCTCACATTTCTTTGTCAAATCAGGAGTTAGCTGTTTAAGTCTGAAAGTCTGAAAAATTGTCCTACAGCCTCCCCTCGAGTTTCCCTTTAAGTTTAGTTATCACTTTAAAGACAGAGGTTATGTTGATGATTTGACCTCAAGTGCTTTGCCGCAGTCTGAAAACACCTCAGGAATATGACTGAGGAAAAGGAAGTACATCCCAGACACTTTAGTACTGTTCTCTGCAAAGCATCTCCACAAACTCTTATGGCATTGTTCATCACCCATGCTCTGAAAACAGCTGGTCAGAGGCTTCCAACACTTAAGCATTCCGTTCATGAAAggcaacagagacagacaccTTGTTATGATGTGCTGCAGCAAGTTGCACTCATAACAAGTCATAACCACCTCCACAAACTCACAAAACTCTTTCCACTGTGCTGTTCTACTGGCTGAGATACTAAAATGGCCATACACTTTTAACATAACATTTTCAATATCTAGATCCAAGTTGCCAGCTGCATCTCCTGTTGTAATCTCCTGCATCTCCATTCACGCAAAGCTTTAGCTTTAGTTTTTTCACAGGTTAACCCTTCAGCTATTGATGAGTCCTTGTAGATGTCTAGTCAACTTTTATTCCACACTCTACACTGATTGGTGATGCTTGACGGTGTGATAAGCTTTACAAAGTTCTACAGCAGATATTTTTTCATCCTGGAGAGATGTGGCTTTATGGAAAatgggaaaaaagtgaagaggTACCCACGCTTTGATTGTTGGTTCTATGCTTGTATGTGCTAGCATGTCGATCAACAGTTTTGCTGCTTACATCCACCTTGACACAGCATACAATATGCATGACAGTCATCCTTCTTACTTTTGGAGATAAATCCACATTCCTTTGTCCATTCAGGATTAattgtaatgttttgtttaggtATTTCCACAGTCTGCAGGTGGACCTGGTCAGTTCACTTGGTTTGCCTAGCTGACCTGACATCAACCATGTCCATATTTCTAAGCTGATTACTGTTATGCCATCATATGCCATGATAAATAGCTGATCTCAGATTGGATCCTGAACAGTAAGGAAGAGGTGACAAAAGgaattctgtcctgctgcagacatgGACGGAAGGACAGCCTCTATCcctttttcccagcaggaggtcagctgtgaccacccCCTTACAGACAAAAGCCACAGCCCCACTTCTGCAGATCTCTTCAGCAGCTGCACAGATCACCTCTCCAGGACAAGGGAGGAGGCCTGAACCATGGTGTTCCATCTGCTGGAACATCTGAAAGATTGCCTGGACCAACCACGCTTGATCTAGGGTCTGCTAGATTCGCctgcctgcttcagcagaggacctgactgaatccggataaacaacatgtccgggcaaatacagagctaagttgcaGTCCTAACGTCACAATCAGATGCAGGGgcaaagatcctgcatgcgaaacagctctgtgtatttttcctcagcctgtacagggAAGTGAACCCCAATGGAGCTGAAGGCTGgatgctgaggaaaacccctgctcaTCGGACTGCATCCAACTTCAGTCCGAACGTGGCCTCCAAGCTATccagaccacgccgttagccacatgctgctccaaggctaacgctagcctgccaagaagaaaccaacaacttcctccttcaacgccccttccgtgaatggccaaactgaacagaactgaaaaggacaggtttggccagcgggctgagggtgaagtaaaaggtttattgggaaatgtttgtaaaccgtggtgtttagaacaaaaggtcTAACCGGTAGGTCGCGCTAGCCAaacatgctattagccttgctaacatccggtttcggacagttcaaaaggagtttgttttaaagcataaagcgtaactgttctgcgccgccatcctccgatggtgttatgagccttattcccgcatcaatatggtatattaatgccggttttcaagataATTTTGCTAACTATATGTGACCTCAGGTACAGTTTCTATGCATTAGACCTTCTTTGTACCAGGTCAAGGAGGTTGCAAGGAACAACAGAGGCACGGTTTcccattaaatatataatttattaaatgtacaggtaccaagaaacagaaatcaatatattttattgtacacaaaAACTAACTAGTTTAAAAGTGAGCACCTATGCTGGTCTGGAATCCTGCTAACTGcgaagaaaagttaaaaacccAGTTGAATTAATTAGATCccttgggagggggg
It encodes:
- the LOC118558300 gene encoding proline-rich protein 36-like; translation: MPVSIVTKPGFTALDIEVLESIHKALHPLQEFTDALSGEEYVSISYLKPVLHLLSTSVLAEDQEDTDLTRSIKTKALAYHSSCSAEVPALPRFLLPRPSPRFLLPRPSPRFLLRRPLPRFLLRWPSPRFLLRRGSCSAEVPASPAFGEVPAPPAFDVVPASPAGERPIPTVPLPPASEDLVPYTAPEARKVQAQEALLTFTALESRGSSFVAGRLRLCCSAIRVAHRRFLLVVSHHRWIHLASTRQPSSLPAHPSSLPAHSSRRPNSLLLVISRRPSLLWIISHCPGPPDSALKTSLTSALKLPSTLKLPNTCTSPEILCVLKSPDLFCALQLLSKNSSAPKPLLELSSALKPPLELSGAPKPPLELSGAPKPPLELSSAPKSPLELPSAPQLPLELSRGRPPPGRPPEPFCGCQPSGRPP